The Geotalea uraniireducens Rf4 genome window below encodes:
- a CDS encoding glycosyltransferase family 4 protein, protein MATIHMVCQEDSSSGLPIYLRDALADLGHRMMIIDAKKCLLPKIRILLESFHPDRKRWSHRRSMLGTYSVAGWKRNTRLNGLLLDRVRRPHDKILQIGGLYAPHPDAAGMEYFLFFTYTMKLAFRDGYSKWVPENDQREEFVELEQRLYAGAEHIFVASDFVRRHLIADYGIPADRITVVSMGVDDFFIRNMRLNLPDSPANRCLFVGYTFDLKGGPDVLKAFSSARKRLPDLELVIVGPNHSTAMDQEGIRYIGAVTDREELLKLYRSADLFLLPSRCDSFGFVFLEAMTQGLVCVGTSLNAMPEIIADGETGYIVEPGDHQRIAELIVDFYSRPDARTAMGHRARERVLERFTWPRVVEAIQAVMCPAEHTDRS, encoded by the coding sequence ATGGCCACTATTCACATGGTTTGCCAGGAGGATTCTTCATCCGGCCTGCCGATCTACCTGCGGGATGCCCTGGCGGATCTTGGTCACCGGATGATGATCATCGATGCGAAGAAGTGCCTGTTGCCGAAGATTCGCATCCTGCTCGAATCGTTCCATCCCGATCGGAAAAGGTGGTCGCATCGGCGCTCGATGCTGGGCACCTATTCGGTCGCCGGCTGGAAACGGAACACCCGGCTCAACGGTCTTCTGCTTGACCGTGTTCGCCGGCCGCATGACAAGATCCTCCAGATCGGGGGGCTGTATGCGCCGCATCCCGATGCAGCCGGCATGGAATACTTCCTGTTTTTCACCTATACGATGAAACTGGCCTTTCGGGATGGTTATTCCAAATGGGTCCCGGAGAACGACCAGCGGGAGGAATTCGTCGAACTCGAACAGCGCCTGTATGCCGGCGCGGAACATATCTTCGTGGCCTCGGATTTTGTTCGCCGGCACCTGATAGCAGACTACGGCATTCCGGCCGATCGTATCACGGTCGTCAGCATGGGGGTCGATGACTTCTTCATCAGGAACATGCGCCTGAACCTGCCCGATTCACCTGCCAACAGATGTCTGTTTGTCGGTTACACCTTCGATCTCAAAGGCGGTCCGGATGTCCTCAAGGCCTTTTCGTCGGCACGCAAACGTCTGCCCGATCTCGAACTGGTGATCGTGGGGCCGAACCATTCCACGGCCATGGACCAGGAGGGTATCCGCTATATCGGTGCGGTTACGGACCGGGAGGAGTTGCTGAAACTCTATCGCAGCGCCGACCTGTTCCTGCTTCCATCCCGCTGCGATTCGTTCGGTTTTGTATTTCTCGAGGCGATGACGCAGGGGCTGGTCTGCGTGGGCACCAGTCTTAACGCGATGCCCGAGATCATCGCCGATGGCGAGACCGGCTATATCGTGGAGCCGGGGGACCACCAGCGGATAGCCGAGCTGATAGTGGACTTTTACAGCCGGCCGGATGCCAGGACGGCGATGGGCCATCGCGCCAGGGAGCGGGTGCTGGAACGGTTTACCTGGCCGCGGGTGGTCGAGGCGATCCAGGCGGTAATGTGCCCTGCGGAACACACGGACCGATCATGA
- a CDS encoding carboxylate--amine ligase, whose translation MNILVTDGETRSALAVTRSLGRKGHTVFVCGREMNNISACSSFCRKAFLLPDPLANGTGYSAAIAEIALAENIDLIFPVTEQSVYALNRARNRLGSSVILACAPPEKMEAVSNKYTLFQSACRLGIAMPETVYVAGMEDFFRQRQRIADFPVVVKPAFSKIVEGERIISSGVMYANDQDELCRLYDTRAVLRYPSLIQELIVGEGTGLFTLFDGDRHLALFSHRRLLEKPPSGGVSVLSESVPLDDGMVEAARKLLAGVAWPGIAMVEFKRDIRDGTAKLMEINGRFWGSLQLAVSAGVDFPALCLDYYLDIKPSSLCCDYRVGHRLKWTFGLLDHLIIRLKSGRRMKAMLPPESPTIVQVARELLRGRSTGTTLDVYDPQDPNPFAAEARAYVGALLGLSPRK comes from the coding sequence ATGAATATTCTCGTTACAGACGGTGAAACCAGATCGGCGCTGGCCGTGACCCGCTCCCTCGGCAGAAAGGGTCATACGGTTTTTGTTTGCGGCAGGGAAATGAACAATATCTCGGCCTGTTCGTCGTTTTGCCGGAAAGCGTTCCTGCTGCCGGACCCGCTGGCAAACGGCACAGGCTACTCCGCGGCGATTGCAGAAATCGCACTGGCGGAAAATATTGACCTGATCTTTCCAGTGACCGAGCAATCGGTCTATGCTCTAAACAGGGCAAGGAACCGTCTGGGCAGCTCGGTCATTCTGGCCTGCGCACCCCCTGAAAAAATGGAAGCGGTATCGAACAAGTACACGTTGTTTCAGTCGGCGTGCAGATTGGGTATTGCCATGCCGGAGACCGTGTACGTGGCGGGCATGGAAGATTTTTTTAGACAGCGACAACGCATCGCCGATTTTCCGGTAGTCGTGAAACCGGCCTTTTCAAAAATTGTGGAAGGGGAAAGGATTATCTCGTCCGGCGTGATGTACGCCAACGATCAGGACGAGTTGTGTCGCCTGTACGACACCAGGGCTGTGCTCCGGTATCCGTCCCTGATTCAGGAATTGATCGTGGGGGAGGGGACCGGACTGTTCACACTCTTTGATGGTGACCGTCACTTGGCGCTCTTCTCGCATCGGCGCCTGTTGGAAAAACCACCATCCGGCGGGGTCAGCGTGCTGTCCGAGAGCGTCCCCCTGGATGACGGCATGGTTGAGGCAGCACGCAAACTGCTTGCAGGGGTCGCATGGCCGGGTATTGCCATGGTGGAGTTCAAACGGGATATCAGGGATGGTACGGCAAAACTGATGGAAATCAACGGCAGGTTCTGGGGATCGTTGCAACTGGCCGTATCCGCGGGGGTCGACTTTCCGGCCCTGTGCCTGGATTACTACCTGGATATCAAGCCGTCGTCGCTCTGCTGTGACTACCGGGTCGGGCATCGCCTGAAGTGGACGTTCGGCCTGCTGGATCACCTGATCATCCGCCTGAAGTCCGGCAGGCGCATGAAAGCCATGCTTCCGCCGGAGTCTCCCACCATTGTGCAGGTGGCGAGGGAACTTTTGAGAGGGAGGAGCACAGGTACCACGCTGGACGTATACGATCCGCAAGACCCGAACCCGTTTGCCGCGGAAGCCCGGGCATATGTCGGAGCGTTGCTGGGGTTGTCACCCAGGAAATGA
- a CDS encoding polysaccharide deacetylase family protein, which yields MYHRILPSAENQAYYVQPGMFVTTVTFEQQVAYVRDHFEVVFLDDLVKRALKGAHIGRHCALTFDDGWRDNYTEAFPVLERYRVPATIFLSTGFVGTPRTFWPEELCHYLERIDLGTFAGIGAPPSWSRFTGMIGRFKCHGREWFLDRSIETLKAFAPSDREGILNYLRSMLGAEPVPRQMLSWEEAREMVHSGLVRFGAHTVNHELLDQLPLHRARDEISLSRSEIERRLEQKVTTFAYPNGNHSEAVRRIVEEGGFDAAVTTRKGFLRRGVSFLEIPRIALHEDISTTIPMLRSKILLQAF from the coding sequence ATGTACCATCGAATCCTGCCCTCTGCCGAAAACCAGGCGTATTACGTACAACCAGGCATGTTCGTGACCACGGTGACCTTTGAGCAACAGGTGGCATATGTAAGGGATCATTTCGAGGTCGTGTTCCTGGATGACCTGGTCAAAAGGGCGCTGAAGGGTGCACATATCGGCAGACACTGCGCGCTCACGTTTGATGACGGGTGGCGTGATAATTACACGGAGGCATTTCCGGTGCTTGAAAGATACCGCGTGCCTGCCACCATCTTTCTGTCAACCGGGTTTGTGGGTACTCCAAGGACATTCTGGCCCGAGGAACTCTGTCATTACCTTGAGCGAATCGATCTCGGCACTTTTGCAGGTATCGGTGCACCCCCCTCATGGAGCCGCTTTACCGGCATGATAGGCAGGTTCAAATGTCATGGGCGGGAATGGTTCTTGGACCGGTCGATTGAAACGCTGAAGGCGTTTGCCCCCTCTGACCGGGAGGGAATCCTTAACTACCTTCGAAGCATGTTGGGCGCGGAACCGGTTCCCCGGCAGATGCTGAGCTGGGAGGAGGCGCGGGAAATGGTCCACAGCGGGTTGGTGCGGTTCGGCGCTCACACCGTTAACCATGAGCTTCTGGACCAGTTGCCGCTGCACAGGGCCCGCGACGAGATCTCCCTTTCCCGCTCCGAGATCGAACGCCGTCTGGAACAAAAAGTAACTACATTTGCTTATCCCAACGGTAATCACAGCGAAGCCGTTCGACGGATAGTTGAGGAGGGCGGATTCGATGCGGCTGTGACGACACGCAAGGGCTTTCTGAGGCGTGGCGTGTCTTTTCTGGAAATACCCAGGATCGCACTGCATGAGGACATCAGCACTACCATCCCGATGCTCAGATCCAAGATTCTGCTGCAGGCATTCTGA
- a CDS encoding arsenate reductase/protein-tyrosine-phosphatase family protein, whose product MFKKMRAIKKKVQLWCRNIIESIVYRIVKKRSIIRNPGKIVFVCGGNICRSAFAEKLLKAEADGSFPVIESCGIDVEVRSPSPCEAVCAAGKIGLDLGHHLSRGIERCDLEGADLILAMEYRQYRKLIESFPHKGRQIKLLREFAPFPENLLCNIDDPFGNNERAFEKCFAQIQRSISAIKMLIR is encoded by the coding sequence ATGTTCAAAAAAATGAGAGCTATAAAAAAAAAGGTACAATTATGGTGTAGAAACATCATCGAGTCGATCGTCTATCGGATTGTGAAAAAACGAAGCATCATCAGAAATCCCGGGAAAATAGTCTTTGTCTGCGGGGGCAACATATGCAGAAGCGCGTTTGCGGAAAAATTACTGAAAGCTGAGGCAGATGGCTCCTTCCCGGTCATAGAATCCTGTGGCATCGACGTCGAGGTGAGGTCTCCTTCCCCCTGCGAAGCTGTATGTGCTGCCGGTAAAATCGGCTTGGACCTCGGGCATCACTTGTCCAGGGGGATCGAGCGTTGCGATCTGGAGGGTGCCGACTTGATTCTGGCAATGGAGTACCGGCAATATCGCAAGCTGATCGAATCCTTCCCCCATAAGGGGCGACAGATTAAGCTGCTGAGGGAATTTGCACCTTTTCCGGAAAACCTGTTGTGTAATATCGACGACCCCTTTGGTAACAACGAACGTGCGTTCGAGAAATGTTTCGCGCAGATACAACGATCGATCTCCGCCATCAAGATGCTGATCCGATGA
- a CDS encoding O-antigen ligase family protein translates to MESDILRNADACVPADRVREKGMTLPVLLLAFYLLIEYGRPLFLVPIKPGLLVQGLLILCLLPCRTRICQTLKEKYFRLYLLLLLFMTMHVFIATNNYYAFLCLKVMFSYLIIGVSCCVFLDSINKLNVFFSVFTFVVALCAINRISGANFLDISGGGVFRDENDFALAMNVALPIAFFLGRAHKGWKRWLFWMAAITFVLGNMVTASRGGFVGLVAVGTVCWLSSKHRLRAIPVMVVLAILAWSFATPLSKEKIRGLGLNSAEKDTGKDRVELWKVGWKAFVDNPVLGVGQGNMPVVMNKYRHDKWGESFWKRDMWGRMTHSVYFTLLPELGLIGAIIFVLMLKDLYAKIKKINENCTRITIREEAAGIENLNRALLVSLFGFLITGIFLSVLYYPPFWNISALLVTLFLISSRIPGGQDLTAG, encoded by the coding sequence ATGGAATCCGATATTCTGCGGAATGCAGACGCATGTGTGCCGGCTGATCGTGTAAGGGAAAAGGGCATGACCCTGCCGGTATTGTTGCTGGCCTTTTATCTGCTGATTGAGTACGGCCGGCCGCTGTTCCTGGTGCCGATCAAGCCGGGGTTGCTCGTGCAGGGCTTGCTGATCCTCTGTCTGCTGCCTTGCCGAACCAGAATCTGCCAGACTCTGAAGGAGAAATACTTCAGGCTGTATCTGTTGCTGCTTCTCTTCATGACGATGCACGTCTTTATCGCCACCAACAATTACTATGCCTTCCTGTGTCTGAAAGTGATGTTTTCCTATCTGATTATCGGAGTGTCTTGCTGCGTCTTTCTCGACAGCATCAACAAGCTGAATGTCTTTTTCTCCGTTTTTACCTTTGTGGTGGCGCTCTGTGCAATCAATCGCATTTCCGGCGCCAATTTTCTCGATATCTCGGGCGGGGGGGTGTTCAGGGACGAGAACGACTTTGCCCTGGCGATGAACGTGGCACTACCGATCGCTTTCTTTCTCGGCCGCGCACACAAAGGCTGGAAAAGGTGGCTTTTCTGGATGGCTGCGATCACTTTCGTGCTCGGCAATATGGTCACCGCGTCCCGCGGCGGCTTTGTCGGCCTCGTGGCGGTGGGAACCGTCTGCTGGTTGTCGTCGAAGCATCGTCTCAGGGCGATTCCGGTCATGGTGGTGCTGGCGATTCTGGCTTGGAGCTTTGCAACTCCGCTCAGCAAGGAAAAGATCCGGGGACTTGGCCTGAACAGTGCCGAAAAGGACACCGGTAAAGATCGCGTCGAGTTGTGGAAGGTCGGCTGGAAGGCCTTCGTCGACAATCCGGTCCTGGGTGTTGGCCAGGGAAACATGCCGGTCGTGATGAACAAGTACCGCCACGACAAGTGGGGGGAGAGCTTCTGGAAACGAGACATGTGGGGCAGGATGACCCACTCGGTCTATTTTACCCTGTTGCCTGAACTGGGGCTGATCGGTGCGATCATCTTCGTGCTGATGCTGAAGGACTTGTATGCCAAAATAAAGAAAATCAACGAAAACTGTACCCGTATAACCATCAGGGAGGAGGCGGCCGGCATCGAAAACCTCAATCGTGCTCTGCTGGTGAGTCTGTTCGGGTTTCTGATCACCGGCATATTTCTGTCCGTGCTGTACTACCCGCCCTTTTGGAATATCTCGGCTCTTTTAGTCACGCTGTTCCTGATCTCTTCGCGAATTCCGGGTGGGCAGGACCTGACTGCTGGTTGA
- a CDS encoding glycosyltransferase, giving the protein MKVLKIIHTLGHGGAENAFRWLAWGLKREGVEVIAAIPGVSDPRMENWLAPALEELAVPYVTFDKTGSPGRLLKNITVVINKVRPDIVHSHLLDSNFYSALACRISSVPHICTEHGDVSLKQTAVSKIKYGMISLCSGLVICVSEAVRESAARVCLNKSKLKTIYNGIHFLEKTCSSFRAEFNIPDDAVLIGNVGNLYPVKGQKYLIRTFAEIYSSFPQAFLVLVGRGGEENNLRQLVRALNIPRDRVLFTGFRNDIENVLNAFDLYVQPSLSEGHPLAVLEAMSLGIPVIASAVGGIPELFERERYGTLVAPGSCDALHAALLAYVRHPPPFHEKGASARDHVKETFSIGQMAGRYIGLYEQILADKRQKGR; this is encoded by the coding sequence ATGAAAGTTCTGAAGATCATACACACCCTTGGTCACGGTGGAGCCGAGAACGCATTTCGTTGGCTCGCATGGGGTTTGAAGCGGGAGGGCGTGGAGGTGATTGCAGCCATTCCTGGTGTGAGTGATCCGCGAATGGAGAATTGGTTGGCTCCTGCTCTGGAGGAGTTGGCTGTTCCCTATGTAACTTTCGACAAAACCGGTAGCCCCGGGCGGTTGCTTAAGAACATCACCGTCGTCATCAACAAGGTCCGGCCGGATATCGTTCATTCCCATTTGTTGGATTCAAACTTCTATTCCGCACTCGCCTGTCGGATCAGCTCCGTGCCCCATATCTGCACCGAGCATGGGGATGTGTCACTAAAGCAAACGGCCGTCTCGAAAATCAAGTATGGGATGATTTCACTCTGTAGCGGATTAGTCATTTGTGTTTCTGAAGCCGTCCGGGAAAGCGCCGCGAGGGTCTGTCTGAACAAGAGTAAGTTGAAAACCATTTACAACGGCATCCACTTCTTGGAAAAAACCTGCTCATCCTTTCGAGCGGAATTCAATATTCCCGACGACGCCGTTCTGATCGGCAATGTGGGAAATCTCTATCCGGTGAAAGGGCAGAAATATCTGATCAGAACTTTTGCCGAGATTTACTCCTCTTTCCCTCAAGCCTTTCTTGTTCTTGTTGGACGTGGCGGAGAAGAAAACAATCTTCGACAACTGGTGAGAGCCTTGAACATACCCCGGGATCGGGTCCTTTTCACAGGTTTTCGCAATGACATTGAAAATGTGTTGAATGCGTTTGACCTGTACGTGCAACCCAGCCTCTCCGAAGGACACCCCTTGGCCGTTCTGGAGGCCATGTCTCTGGGAATACCGGTGATCGCTTCTGCAGTTGGCGGCATCCCCGAGCTCTTCGAGCGGGAACGATATGGAACATTGGTCGCCCCCGGCTCCTGTGATGCGCTGCATGCCGCTCTGCTGGCATACGTCCGCCATCCCCCGCCCTTTCACGAAAAGGGCGCGTCGGCCCGGGACCATGTTAAGGAAACCTTCTCGATCGGACAGATGGCCGGGAGGTATATCGGCCTTTATGAGCAGATTCTGGCAGACAAGCGACAGAAAGGCCGGTAG
- a CDS encoding glycosyltransferase family 2 protein: protein MISVIIPTYNSDKYICEAIDSVLCQTYTDYEIVIIDDGSTDDTKRIIEDRYPTVRYFYVENKGVASARNYGISKAQGDLIAFLDADDRWLPDKLEKQAVLFHNCNELGLVFTENYFFDEHGISKHRVNKRERLMRGNIVRNIFLNSYIVTSTVMVRRSVFDAVGFFEEGLVVAEDDNMWMRIGMRYGVKLLNEPLVLYHMTEGSLSRTSVNISLGVRKHIEIIQNKYPDIYKCLGKSVIRRKYADLFFDEAYHDFSQNKYKDARSKFIKSYLYYPFKFKSLLYLTSTYLPSGTIETIKETKRRMRLHRGI from the coding sequence GTGATAAGTGTTATAATACCTACATATAATTCTGATAAATATATTTGTGAAGCAATTGACAGCGTGCTTTGCCAAACATATACAGACTATGAAATAGTAATAATAGACGATGGATCAACTGACGATACAAAAAGAATAATTGAAGACCGCTATCCTACAGTACGATATTTTTATGTGGAAAACAAAGGTGTTGCATCTGCAAGAAATTATGGAATATCAAAGGCGCAAGGAGATTTAATTGCTTTTCTTGATGCTGATGACAGGTGGCTGCCTGATAAACTCGAAAAACAGGCTGTTTTATTTCACAATTGTAATGAGTTGGGTTTGGTTTTTACGGAAAATTATTTCTTCGATGAACACGGCATATCAAAGCATAGGGTGAATAAGCGAGAACGCTTAATGCGCGGCAATATTGTCAGAAACATCTTTTTAAATAGTTATATCGTCACTTCCACTGTGATGGTTCGAAGAAGCGTTTTCGATGCCGTGGGGTTTTTCGAGGAAGGACTGGTAGTTGCCGAAGATGACAATATGTGGATGAGAATCGGCATGAGATATGGTGTAAAACTTCTCAATGAGCCACTGGTTTTATATCATATGACTGAGGGGAGCTTGAGCAGAACCAGTGTCAATATATCGCTGGGCGTGAGGAAGCATATCGAAATAATACAAAACAAATATCCGGATATATATAAATGTCTTGGCAAGTCGGTAATTAGAAGAAAATATGCTGATCTGTTCTTTGATGAAGCTTATCATGATTTTTCTCAAAATAAATATAAGGATGCTAGAAGCAAATTTATCAAGAGTTACTTGTATTATCCCTTTAAATTCAAATCCTTATTGTATTTAACCTCCACATATTTACCTTCAGGGACCATAGAAACGATTAAAGAGACAAAAAGGCGTATGCGACTGCATCGAGGTATTTGA
- a CDS encoding exosortase C-terminal domain/associated protein EpsI, translating into MISAKTFIISVVGMLVTVTIVALFAIRPKPVVVRTNLEYLPKEISGYAAMDDTFPESVYRELNADEHVYRHYRSGDGSQLDLYVGYYGTAKGGRTGHNPYACLPGAGWAIVDSGKVRIRQPSQSSDVEVNYVQARRDGVNTVMVHWYQTAGTTVMSTGIQQNIERFWGRLLHNRNDGAFVQVSTRVSDDQVANAGTKVRNFAGLVLQLLPEYWPVEK; encoded by the coding sequence ATGATATCCGCTAAGACGTTCATCATATCGGTCGTGGGGATGTTGGTGACCGTGACGATAGTGGCTTTATTCGCCATACGTCCCAAACCGGTTGTCGTTCGGACAAATCTCGAATATCTGCCTAAGGAAATCTCCGGTTATGCTGCTATGGATGACACCTTTCCTGAATCAGTGTATCGCGAGCTCAACGCCGACGAGCATGTTTACCGGCATTACCGGTCCGGAGACGGCAGTCAGCTCGACCTCTATGTCGGGTATTACGGCACGGCCAAAGGGGGGCGGACCGGCCACAATCCCTATGCCTGTCTGCCCGGCGCCGGATGGGCGATAGTCGATTCCGGAAAAGTCAGAATCCGGCAACCCTCGCAATCTTCGGATGTAGAAGTCAATTACGTTCAGGCCCGAAGGGACGGAGTCAATACCGTCATGGTTCACTGGTATCAGACTGCGGGTACAACGGTGATGTCGACTGGTATCCAACAGAATATCGAAAGGTTTTGGGGGCGTTTGCTCCATAATCGGAATGATGGCGCTTTTGTTCAGGTTTCGACCCGGGTTTCCGACGACCAGGTAGCGAATGCCGGGACAAAGGTTCGGAATTTTGCCGGACTGGTTCTTCAACTTCTTCCCGAATATTGGCCGGTTGAGAAATAG
- the xrtA gene encoding exosortase A: MSKSDKIKISMLLLLWVAVFSPIYPELVRDWLSHSDNSHAFIVPFIVLFFVWQKKGELQSTPIDSSAWGGAILAASLIVYVASYAGGTAFPARIAMVSSLFGLIWFCLGSGSIRILAFPIGFLLFMVPVPYSLMSLVSMPLQLMATRISANLIGYCSIPVYREGNMLNFVQTKLEVAEACSGIRSITALTMLALLFCYLSEDGWWRKVLLVGAAIPIALVANIVRVTGTGILAHFYGDRVARGFLHEFSGLVIFALGFALLFAVFSITSRKKTDDIR; encoded by the coding sequence ATGTCAAAAAGCGACAAGATAAAAATATCGATGCTTCTTTTGTTATGGGTAGCGGTTTTTAGCCCGATATACCCGGAATTGGTTCGTGATTGGCTCAGCCATTCCGACAACTCCCACGCCTTCATCGTGCCCTTTATCGTATTGTTCTTTGTCTGGCAAAAAAAAGGGGAATTGCAGTCCACGCCCATTGACAGTTCGGCATGGGGGGGGGCAATCCTTGCAGCCAGTTTGATTGTTTATGTTGCAAGCTATGCGGGCGGAACCGCATTTCCGGCCAGAATCGCCATGGTGTCATCTCTATTCGGGCTTATCTGGTTCTGCCTCGGAAGCGGGTCTATCCGTATCCTCGCCTTCCCGATAGGCTTTCTGCTTTTCATGGTTCCTGTTCCATACTCATTGATGAGTCTTGTCTCCATGCCGCTGCAACTCATGGCGACCCGCATTTCTGCCAATCTCATCGGTTACTGTTCCATACCGGTCTACCGGGAAGGGAATATGCTCAATTTCGTGCAGACCAAGCTTGAGGTCGCCGAGGCTTGCAGCGGCATCAGATCGATCACGGCATTGACAATGCTCGCCCTCCTGTTCTGCTATTTGTCCGAAGATGGATGGTGGAGAAAAGTTCTTCTCGTTGGGGCTGCAATACCGATCGCCTTGGTGGCCAACATCGTCCGTGTGACAGGCACCGGAATCCTGGCCCACTTTTACGGAGACAGAGTAGCCAGGGGGTTTCTACATGAATTTTCAGGGCTGGTAATATTCGCGCTTGGCTTTGCATTGTTGTTTGCAGTGTTCTCCATTACAAGCAGGAAAAAGACAGATGATATCCGCTAA
- a CDS encoding DegT/DnrJ/EryC1/StrS family aminotransferase, with translation MAMHIGRTLPPAAAPLHFKDIISGWAGLFEGVITVGRFEEELKEVYGVRHCFAVSSGKAALVLILQALNELSPERDEVLIPAYTCYSVPSAIVRAGLKVRLCDLASGTLDFDFDRLEEQLENPRILCVIPTHLFGLPADAERVKRLVNHRGIFVVEDAAQAMGAEWNGKKMGTLGDVGLFSMGRGKAFSTVEGGIILTDNDLIGRAIEKRMGAIAGYGAFDCLKVILYAVALSLLIHPWVYWLPKSLPFLKLGETHFDPSFPIRRLSSFQAGVAKGWKKKIGELKEVRLKNARKIAGYGITLPAVLGAVIPGLIRYPVLLADVETKKKILRISESMGLGISGGYPDSIDGIAKLAYLSNGNSFPVAKDIAERIVALPVHPFVSDCDIQKIGPLLI, from the coding sequence ATGGCAATGCATATCGGAAGAACTCTCCCCCCGGCGGCGGCTCCGCTCCATTTCAAGGATATCATATCCGGCTGGGCCGGACTTTTCGAGGGGGTAATAACGGTCGGAAGGTTCGAGGAGGAGCTCAAGGAGGTTTATGGTGTCAGGCACTGTTTTGCCGTTTCGTCGGGAAAGGCTGCCCTTGTCCTGATCCTTCAAGCGCTGAATGAGCTCTCACCGGAGAGAGACGAAGTTCTGATCCCGGCCTATACATGTTATTCCGTTCCTTCGGCGATTGTAAGGGCCGGGCTCAAGGTCCGCTTGTGCGATTTGGCGTCCGGGACACTCGATTTTGATTTTGACCGTCTTGAGGAACAACTGGAGAATCCCCGGATACTGTGCGTAATTCCCACCCATTTGTTCGGTTTGCCGGCTGATGCGGAACGGGTAAAGAGGCTGGTCAACCATCGCGGCATATTTGTCGTGGAAGATGCCGCCCAGGCCATGGGCGCGGAATGGAACGGCAAGAAGATGGGGACACTGGGCGATGTGGGGCTGTTCAGCATGGGCCGAGGCAAGGCATTCTCAACAGTGGAGGGAGGCATAATCCTCACGGACAACGATTTGATCGGGCGGGCAATCGAGAAACGTATGGGCGCTATCGCCGGATATGGGGCTTTCGATTGCCTGAAAGTGATCCTATATGCGGTTGCACTGTCGCTCCTCATTCACCCCTGGGTCTACTGGCTACCGAAATCCTTGCCGTTTTTAAAACTTGGAGAAACGCATTTCGATCCATCCTTTCCGATCAGGAGGCTGTCGTCGTTCCAGGCAGGGGTGGCAAAAGGATGGAAGAAGAAAATTGGCGAACTCAAGGAAGTCCGGTTGAAAAATGCGCGGAAAATTGCCGGTTACGGGATCACTCTCCCGGCTGTCCTTGGGGCTGTGATCCCTGGTTTGATCAGGTATCCGGTTCTGCTTGCGGATGTTGAAACAAAGAAAAAGATCCTCCGGATAAGCGAGAGTATGGGATTGGGGATATCAGGCGGATACCCGGATTCTATCGATGGAATCGCCAAACTTGCATACCTCTCCAATGGAAACAGCTTTCCGGTAGCTAAAGATATTGCCGAAAGAATTGTCGCTTTGCCTGTGCATCCTTTTGTAAGCGATTGTGACATTCAAAAGATCGGGCCGTTACTGATCTAA